From Trichomycterus rosablanca isolate fTriRos1 chromosome 27, fTriRos1.hap1, whole genome shotgun sequence, a single genomic window includes:
- the LOC134304310 gene encoding uncharacterized protein LOC134304310 produces MFRSISLYASCPLFLLLYPFFFLGRPIAPSRHVSSPPTPIPAPIEENEGRPISPSREVSPPPTPIPAPIEENEGRPPAPSRQVPSPPTPIPAPMEENEPRPLVLTRTLSVSGLF; encoded by the exons atgtttagatCTATTTCTCTTTATGCATCttgtcccctttttctccttttgtatccctttttttttttagggcgTCCAATCGCACCGTCGCGTCACGTTTCCTCTCCACCGACgccgatccccgctccgatcgaggagaacgaag GGCGTCCGATCTCCCCGTCGCGTGAAGTTTCCCCTCCACCGACGCCGATCCCCGCTCCCatcgaggagaacgaag GGCGTCCACCCGCCCCGTCGCGTCAAGTTCCCTCTCCACCGACgccgatccccgctccgatGGAGGAGAACGAACCACGCCCCCTCGTTTTGACTCGGACTCTGTCGGTATCTGGTTTATTTTGA